A window of Centropristis striata isolate RG_2023a ecotype Rhode Island chromosome 13, C.striata_1.0, whole genome shotgun sequence genomic DNA:
ACCATTTCTCCTCTTTGTTTGATATAGACAACAGTGATAAGCTGACTAAGCTTATACTGAAATAActgagcctttttttaaatgaaacttgCTTCATCATTGACTTTCTGCCAGTGGAGGACTGACTGAGCTACGtctctatttatttttagtttctttGACCATTGTATGCCTTTATTAGAAGGCTGATAGTTGAGGGGATGTGGAGTGAAATGCAACAAAAGTTAGGCTCAAACTGAGGATGTTGGCGTTCACAGTCAGGGCACCTCGCTTAGATCGTCTTTAAACGGGGATGGCATAAAAATGATTACTATCAATATATTCATCAGGGTATCCTTAACCTCTATGGAAACAACACACTCGTGTCTAAAAGTAAGGGAGaactcaaaatgtcttttgtgcagaataacacagttataaagacataaatcattaaaaaaagaaaaaaaaaacacaagttgaatttcttcgATAATTCACATGGAATCGATTTATACATCATTTTCCAAGTGTCCTCAAGCGTTAACaacattgataaaaaaataagggTTTTACATGCTATACAGGCatactatttacacagagcagagaggagaggacaagaaagGTTGTAAGCATTTTGTTCtgtcagattttcagtgaatatttgtcatgtgaccgttcgtctTGGCAAAATCGATAATGTCTTCACACTTTCTCTGAGaaatgcagaatttaatgttttaacaggatctggttagtgcaaacggtTTATTGTTGATGAAATGTTAAATGAGGTGTGTAGAAAGAAGGGAAGTTGatgaaaaatctgaattttattTGGttatattaaatctattttacTGTCGGAAGTGTTCGtcacacaaaatcattttttacgGTTTCTGTCTAAGATAAAAGGTGTATTTTGTTTAGTTACGTTTTttagatggggggggggggggttctgaCGGTTAAACACCATCATGCCTAAAGACCAAGAATATATTGCTTTCTGTTTTCTAAGGCTGATTGCACCTTTTATTATAAAGCTAATAAAGGCCTGTCAGTTTTATCCAACATCAATAAGAGAGGAGAGCATGATTTAACTTTTTTGATTTTCATTCATGAAGCTGCACCTGTCTGAAAACATGTCGTATTCTGCACAATAGATGATTGACATGCAATTGTCTGTGAGTGTTTGAACACTCAACTTGTGTCTGCTCTTCATTTCCAGGCTGTAAAAGCAAAGAAGCTGGTCTGAAACTGGACTCTCTGACAGAAATAGTTTCTCAGCCTGAGATACCAAACAAGCTGTGAAGTTGTTAAATGACGATTTCTTTCATATCTGTGAGACGCGTTTTTAAATAGCTGTTgggagtggagagagagagacttgtCAGGATTCGTTAGGCTCAGTTAATCCTTAGTTCTTCTCTTTGTACAAACTGAAATAACAAGATGTAGACGTGCTCCGCCAGGCTCAGTGTGTGAGATAAATGTTGTAAAATTAATGAATTAGGATTTTATAAGTAGGCCACAAAAGCATGTGAGACGAAAACTAGTCGCAGCAGTAAAGAGTGAAGAACATGCCGTGAAAGTGCACAAAACACATTCATGTTAATGCACATTAAGACAGACCTACCTCTCACATTTCCATTTCTGAAACATGCCCattgaataaacaaaaatgttctGCTACTCTGAGCCGATACATAAAAGTTTAATGACCGCTGAAACTAAAGaacagttttttgtgttttaaaaaaaaggcagacaAGTTGAATTTCAGTCCTCAGTGCTGCAGCGAGAGACATCTCTCAGAAAAGGTTTTTGCTTCCTGGCAGCTGAACAAACCTATCTcaatctttctttctgtcttccttttcttcctcttctcagGGACACGTCAGGACAGGGGAGGTTCTGCACCATCTTCCGCTCGTATTCCCGTGGGGCTCAGGtgagaaacaaacaacatacacacactaagttgagctccactctgctctgaATTCACCTGGAGGTCCAACATGTCtgacctgctgctgatgttgcCGTGTGTCTCTGCAGGGGATCCTGCTGGTGTATGACATAACCAACCGGTGGTCTTTTGACGGGATCGACAGGTGGATCAGAGAGATCGATGAGGTGAGTCCACCAGGCTGATCCATTGATGAGGTTTGATGGATGTTGGCAGCGTTGTCCAGCTGTCTTTGAGCTTAAAGGAATGCTTgaccaataaaatataaaacttgtatCTTGCAGTCACCTCCCAAGGCTACATTATAGATTTCAATCAGTCAACCAACCAATttttttatatagcacctttcaaacaaATGTTATTCAACAACTTAGGATATTTAATAAAAGGACATGGAGACTAATGCAAGCTGATTAATAAAATTAGAGTAGGTAAAATTATaaaagataatatatatatatgaatacatgTATACAAGaattagaattaaaataaacatttaatataaacagtaaaatatagGTAAACCAGATAAGAGCTAATAAATAAAACGAGTATCAACCATAAAATTGTGTTAATAAGACAACAAGACACTACATAAAAGCCAGATTAAAAAGATAGAGAAGagaaatacaaattaaacaCGTTTCCaaatcaataatataatatcaagAAACCTGGCTTATATTGGATCTGAAACAGGTGTTGACAAAGTGTCCATGGTGAGATCTTTTTCTAGTGGTGTTGTGGCGAAAGGAACGCCCCTAAATGTTTATGTATATCAGTTGATTGAAGCCGaatataaaaaaactgtaaaaaaaggttATTAAATGAACAAAGTAACACTCCGTGCAGCAGTGTCCAAGTGTCTTGCATCTATTTGTCACAAATCTGTTCCCTAAACACATCACCTCCTGATTATCCTCCTGTGAAAGAATCAGTTGTGCTTCGAATTAACGACCCACTGACGACATGACTCAAAGCACCAGTAAGTTAACTCTCTGTCTTTGAGGTCCTatattgcaaaaaaagtgagtcttttttaattataaagccAGTCTACGTGCTCTATAAATGCTGTGAAAGTATAAAAACACTCGACAGAGAATCACTCACAGCTCATATTCACTAAAGATGATACAGGTTTGTGGAGAGACTTCTGGTTCAGTTTTACTTTACAGACGGTGAAATGATCTTTTACAGTGAATAGATATAGATGACGGCACTATAGAAATGTTAATTTCTGATTgctccttgttttttttctgttttttttttttcgtatttTTACTGCTGCAACAGTTCAGCCGGACTTTGTAATGAAGCTGCAGGAATCATTTGATTTGAACTTTTAGCTTTCAGGCTTAAGatgggagaaaagaaagaatcaCTTGGTAACCCAGAGCTACTCTCATCATGTCCTTCCTGCTGACTGAGGAACaaagaggatgtgtgtgtgtgtgtgtgtgtgtgtgtgtgtgtctgtgtgtgtctgtgtgtgcgcgcacgcgcctgtgtgtctgtgtgtgtgtgtgtgtgtgtgtgtgtgtgtgtgtgtgtgtgtgtgtgtgtgtgtgtgtgtctgtggataTTTTTGGCCTGTGGAatgtgtgtttcagtttgtCTTTTCCTGCTCCACCTCCAGGGCCGTGTGGTCGTCGTTCACTCTTGCAGGCAGGAATAAAGtagagatggagagatgaaaGATCTCTGCCAGTTAAACAGTTTTTATCTTTAATTACTGCTAATGTTCTCTATAGATCTGATTACCTCATCGTCCTAAACTGCATGAGTTTTACTCATGGTAACTTTATTTCTACTTTCTCTCAGTTTTCCTGATTCTAATAAcgtttttctttaatatttgaTGAGTCAGTTTTAGAAGTGAGTCTGTAGAATGTGAGTGGTGGGGCCGGGACGAGCCTGACCTCGGTGCAGAGACTCTGAGCAGGAAAAGGCAGTACGGAGGAAAGTGAGGAGAGGCTGATGAGTGGTGACAGAGTggagaagtggaggaggagagaggttgGCCGCTCGCTGCCGTCATCTTTCACTCAGTTTGTCAGAACAGACGGGGAAGAGTTAGAGAGACCTGAGTAGATCCATGCTGCTTCCTGGAGCTCGTTGAATTAATAACAAGCTTCCTCTGGTCACCTTGTCTCTCCATCACTTCTTATCTCTGTCTGGTGCTTTCAAGCTGAGATTCTTTGAATGCCATCCACTTTCATGTTCAGATAACTTTAGAAAAAGTTGTGAAAAACAAAGAGATGCAGCCTGTATTTACTCTGACACCTGATTTCTAACcaatacattgttttatttcatcagATATTCAACTTGTTTTATCCTTGAAGTCATTGGGACATTGACTTGTCTTATTCAAAACTCTAGCATTCAAAAGTTTAAATTCATGTTTAGATATTTAGAAGGAAGGTTAGCTGAGCTAacatgctcttttttttaaaaaaactttatttttttacagcatataaCGTATACATACATTCgcaaacatacatacagacaaaCATTGGGAACATGAGGTCAGGAGaggacaaaaacatcaaaacaatataTGCACATACCTATTTGTTCATATGCATATACATGCAATTACACACAGCATGTGGTACAATTGCTTGAGTGGAATATTTGCAACGTTGGTTAATGGGCTAAAAAAAAGGGTCCATTTTACCCCAATGTCTTTCCCCCACAGTCTTTTGTAGCCTCAGGTTATAGGTAGTCTGTTCCATATGGTGTAACAGCTTACATGCTCTTTTAAAGCAGCGATTCATTAAGAGTTCAGCAGAGACAGACCGAGCCGGTCAATTATTAAAAGAGGAAactgtaaagaaagaaagaaaacacagacgGGCAGAAAAAAGCTATAATGTAATGGAGGAATTTCTTTAatataaaacagaacaaaataaacatgttttttagggTCTTAGGTTTATAAGTGAACGAAGGTTAATCCTGTCTGTTCCTGCCTCCCAGCATGCTCCGGGCGTGCCTCGAATCCTCGTCGGGAACCGTCTACATCTGGCCTTCAAGCGGCAGGTCCCCACGGAGCAGGCGAGAGCGTACGCCGAGAAGAACGGCATGACCTTCTTCGAGGTGAGCCCGCTGTGCAACTTCAACGTCATCGAGTCGTTCACGGAGCTGTCGCGCATCGTCCTGATGAGGCACGGCATGGAGAAGTTCTGGAAGCCCAACAGAGGTGAGGGGACGGGCAGAGGGAGACACAAGAGATAAATAAGACAGTTTCTGGAGTTAACTGAACAACTTGTCGAGCATCTGATTACAGAAGTGTGCTTTAATATTGTGGAGTTTATGAAGCTCCCACAATTTCTCATAAAGAAATGGATGTTAAAATGTTGTCATAGTCTGCAGCAAGAAGATATAAAGGCAGAGAGAATACAGTTAATTTCCTCAGCAGTCATTCAGTCAGTTTAACACAACAATactgtttcattcattcaccaTTTTCCTCATAATATTATCCATTATCCAAGTTTATGCCATAAGCattaacagacaaaacaaaaactaagggaacttgtaagttaatagttaaaacaccacattttcagaaaaggctcatgtatactgccctacaaagcctaactgcagtaactacatttttatttagttataacTAAATATTAACTCCTTGatctctgttttatcttgtgacagagttttagatttcaattttgctttattgcagagaaataattatataaaaaccacaaaatccaactcaaaaccaagcaatTGCACTAActgtgcaattactgcttgtaATTATGTAATgtacggtctgctttggatatatatactaatttaaacataaaaataatataaattatacgtttatttgaaagggaaattattatctagataatgataaaaaagtgggataaaatgatattaagactaaaatataacatttctttataatattgagAATTTTATACACAagatacacaaatctttgaatagagttgttaaacacttttaaatacacttataacaaatcaatttgaaaatgtttattcactaaaaacaaaatataaaagctgaaagaagacaacaacatttagttACTCCACGCTGTTTTTGCactactattagaaccttttacagcgatgcagtaactacattttaggggtcaaaggtcaaatacatCATGacttttgagcataaaaatgacatcatcaatacatgtagaaataagtgtcatattacTAACCTACCTATTACCCATTTGGCTGGTcagttaaaacactttaaaaaactttaaagcagtttttctcagtttaccctttgcgtagttactgcatttaggatttgtagggcagtataattAGACTTTGTTTTCTAAAGCTTCTGCAAAATTTACAGACTCAGTTTCTGGTCTAACTGCCGTCTCCTCCCCGCAGTCTTCAGTCTGCAGGACCTCTGCTGCAGAGCCATCGTGTCGTGCACGCCGGTCCACCTCATCGACAAGCTCCCGCTGCCTGTCGCTATCAAGTCCCACCTCAAGTCCTTCTCCATGGCCAACGGCATGAACGCCGTCATGATGCACGGACGCTCGTACTCGCTGGCCAACCCGGCCGGCGGCACCAAGGGCAACAGCTTGAAGCGCTCCAAGTCCATCCGTCCACCGCAGAGCCCGCCGCAGAACTGCACCCGCAACAACTGTAAGATCTCCTAATAAACGGCTTCCTCTGGAGCTGGGGGGGTCAGGATCAGAGCACGGAGTCAGGAGTGTACAGGACGGAGGGAGGTGGTGAACAGAGCTCATCCCTGAACCTGAAGAGCTGAAGAGCAGGAATGATGGATAAAGGGATGAACGAGTGCTACCTCTCACCTTCATATTGCACAGTATGAATTAGTTTCCAGCGCAGGGAGCGAGCGGTGCCTCCAGATACCAGAGGAGGGGCACCGGGTCTCCACAGACCTGATTCTCActacgagagagagagactccaCATCCACTGCTGGAGTTTTAACTACATGTACAGAAATCCCTCACCAACTCAAACATATTTAGCTCCTCTACATGACGCACGCCTCCATGTGCATCACAGAAATCACCTCAAGACCAATTCTTCACTTTTATGTCTcacatttctttctctctctttctgtccacACCTCTGCGgtttatttgctgttttattgaCGAATAAGCTAACCATCGAGACACTACTCCCCAGTCCCTCCGGCTGGCTGTGTGTTCGAACACTCATTGTGCTTTGGGAGACAGAGTATCTCATCCAGTGACACTCTGAGGGGAAATCTTGGTGACAAGATGAGTGACTGTTCCCATCTGGTGCTGTAGTTGACGTGAAGGTCTTCAGGCAGACCCAACCCCCCGACAGGCTCTGATCAGACAACACGCATGGTGCAGACACTTCTTTTTCATTATTGTTGCTAGAGATCTGTACCTTTTTAATATTCATCATGATAATTGGACAGGTGGAGGGCTGTTCTTAAACACTTTGTTGGACTTAGATCTGATTGGGTCCATAAGGCCTCAGCTGGATCATTTCAAAGcatatttaagttaaaaaaaagagactctCAATTCATCCCACTGGACAACGTTCGGCAGCAGAAAAGCAGCGACTAAAACACTTCAAACTCAATTCAAAAAGCCGCCCCAGGCTGCTAAAACTCAGCCCTAAAAGACGCAACCAGACTCGATGCTGTACTGGGTCTGTAAAAACACGCTGCTTGTTTAATGTTCACCTGCGACCAACCGGcttaaagcacaaaaaaaaaaaacacgactGTGAAACTGCAGTAACCAGCTCTCACATTTCTCTTATAATTCTGTTTTTAACTCTTCCTTTTCACATGATGAAGAGAGACAGAACAGATCAGATAAGGCTGGAGATATTCTATTCTAAATCCTCTTGGCTTTTCTTTTTGGCCCAGGAGCTTCTGGGAGTCGTAGTCTGAATCCCGTTCCTCCGCTGTGTCCTGCTGTGTTCTCCAAACATTAACCTCAGtgtcagagaggagagagcagaAGATGTGATGATGGTGCGATGTAAACACAAACCGGTCAGAGGAGCTGAGCTGGTCAGGACGGAGTCAGGTGAAGAGGAACGTGTTGACAGTAAATAGCGCCGCGTGTTTACCACTTCAACCGTCTCACACAGTCTTGACTTAAAGCTTTATATCACACCTGGATTGACTCATTCatcctttttagtttttttttattatttgccaatttttactttttttttcaattaaccgtaaaaccctctgaaccctaaCAAGCAGTTTTAGAGTGCTTTTATAACTCACTGCAGCCACGTTTTTCactacaatataaaaaatatgtaagtCCTGCAGTTCTGTGAAATCAGCATAATCCTGGCTAGAAGTggaaacaactaaaacaaaaattctTCAATAATTTATGGAAGAAATATTGGAATAAAATCTGTTACTATTAAATCTGTAACCAGTATTGTCAGCTCcacatattatttatatatttccatgtttccagcctgtctcgtcctttcctctctgcaaaaatactttttaaaggaaaatctgTGTTCAACATTAGAAATTGAGAGTACTTACAGCTTGTGCcagtaaatcaaatattttatgCCTTTGATTGGTTTTAGGACATTTTGATGACCATTTCTCACTATTTTGTGAAATTTTACAGACCAGGCAAAAATGAATTACATTAgattaattaacattaaaacGCTCATGGGCTACAGCTTATTACCTTCCGAATGGTTTCAACAAACAGGAGGAAACtcgttttttcattcatttcattctgtttgttttaaagaacAAAGGTCAGgctttaaacacaaacaatactTGTTAGGATTGAGTTAAAACACAGAATATCACCAGCCTTGTTTTTAAATATGAGCATTATTTATCAGCCATCACTCGCTGCTGCTGCGTTCAGGTCCAGTGGGAAACGGCAGACACGAGTGGACGAGTAAACAGGCTATAGTGTCTCAGTGAGTCGTCCCTCCTGAGAATCTCCCACAGGAACCAGTGCAGCACGTCTTCTTCCCCTTCTtcgccttcttcttctccttctcctccttctgatCTGTGCCCCCGCTCCGCATGCCATCCCATGATTCATAGCTGCTGAATAATAGATGCTCTCTTCACAGATCCTCATCAGTACGCCCCGGCTCCGTCTCTCCCTCGCCGCTCTTTCATCCTCCGCTCcatttgtttctctctgtgatTTAAAGAATCAGCTGCTGCTTGTTTTACATTTGAGATGACACTTTTCTTCCTGTGTTTCCTCCTAAACCTGCTGATCAGCGGTCACTGCTGGAAAGTAACATTTACTCGAGTATTGAACAACTTTGAGGTGCTTTACTTgggtatttctattttatgctactttatactttcaCTCCAGTAAATCTCAACGAAAAATATTCTACTGTTATTGCACtacagtg
This region includes:
- the LOC131983350 gene encoding ras-related protein Rab-40C, with translation MGSQGSPVKSYDYLLKFLLVGDSDVGKGEILDSLQDGSAESPYAYSSGIDYKTTTILLDGRRVKLELWDTSGQGRFCTIFRSYSRGAQGILLVYDITNRWSFDGIDRWIREIDEHAPGVPRILVGNRLHLAFKRQVPTEQARAYAEKNGMTFFEVSPLCNFNVIESFTELSRIVLMRHGMEKFWKPNRVFSLQDLCCRAIVSCTPVHLIDKLPLPVAIKSHLKSFSMANGMNAVMMHGRSYSLANPAGGTKGNSLKRSKSIRPPQSPPQNCTRNNCKIS